One stretch of Spirochaetota bacterium DNA includes these proteins:
- a CDS encoding NUDIX hydrolase, producing MIRIRVQAVIFNDKGALLLVKHSKNNKEYYVLPGGGVEYGERLVDALLRELKEELDISNVYSVKYVGIRDFIPPEGDRHVIDIYYYVVADLSDIKLSENDGIIKGFDFISIRDLDKILVYPSADYLKDLIKEAIGEFLRVD from the coding sequence ATGATAAGGATAAGAGTTCAAGCGGTTATCTTTAATGATAAAGGAGCATTACTCTTGGTTAAGCATTCCAAGAATAATAAGGAATACTATGTTTTACCTGGAGGTGGGGTGGAGTATGGAGAGAGGTTAGTAGACGCTCTTCTTAGGGAATTGAAAGAAGAACTTGATATTAGTAATGTGTATTCTGTCAAATATGTTGGTATAAGGGATTTTATCCCCCCTGAAGGTGATAGGCATGTTATTGACATTTACTATTATGTAGTTGCAGATTTGAGCGATATAAAATTGTCAGAGAATGATGGAATAATAAAAGGTTTTGATTTCATATCAATTAGAGATTTAGATAAGATATTGGTTTATCCTTCTGCTGACTATCTAAAAGATTTGATAAAAGAAGCAATAGGTGAGTTTTTGAGGGTAGATTAA